One genomic segment of Bacillus alveayuensis includes these proteins:
- a CDS encoding transposase-like protein (product_source=COG3328; cog=COG3328), which produces AAEKVVYLTVQDFNEKWAGRKLRGFAEAHEALQRIGLTK; this is translated from the coding sequence GCCGCGGAAAAAGTCGTGTATTTGACTGTTCAAGATTTTAATGAGAAATGGGCAGGGCGAAAGTTACGAGGATTTGCCGAAGCGCATGAAGCCCTCCAGCGAATAGGATTAACCAAATAA